Proteins from a genomic interval of Psychrobacter fulvigenes:
- a CDS encoding exonuclease SbcCD subunit D C-terminal domain-containing protein, which yields MSTPANTKFMPMKPLNILHTSDWHLGRRLYGRMRYDEFEAFLNWLQDAISTQQVDVLIVAGDIFDTMTPSNRAQALYYEFLGRVSKSCCEHIIIVAGNHDSPTFLDAPSNVLKFLNVHVIGTACEDLNDEVLVLDDADGTPHCIIAAVPYLRDRDVRSSSAGESADSKDANVIKGIRAHYDEVASIAKAKQTELTKSHQRHIPIIATGHLFAAGGTTTEDDGVRELYVGSLGKISADMFDESFDYVALGHLHVPQRVGGRESIRYSGSPIAMGFGESKQQKQVLLVQFGAVENDFSDQMPASNSTSESNMPKLTDTVTKIEKSVEKAAKKVASRSTGFIDDLFGFDDSVESDVKEESTVEEGLTQTGAKLAHQLLHHDESRQMQVVSLPIPKFQKLAQISGNLESINKTIDKTIQALDAAESVWLEVIYTGDDVVSELREHIQAMVDGLPCEVLKIKNTRTYNKVLNQQQISETLQDLNEEEVFERCLIAHNIPDEQKSSLRDAYDQIVYNLRHEDTQAE from the coding sequence ATGTCCACACCTGCCAATACCAAATTCATGCCTATGAAACCCTTAAATATCCTACACACCTCAGATTGGCATTTGGGGCGTAGGCTTTATGGTCGTATGCGTTATGATGAATTTGAAGCGTTTTTAAATTGGCTGCAGGATGCTATTAGCACGCAGCAAGTCGATGTCCTTATCGTCGCGGGTGATATCTTTGATACCATGACGCCGAGTAACAGAGCACAAGCGCTATATTATGAATTTTTAGGCAGGGTCTCAAAATCATGCTGTGAGCATATCATCATCGTCGCGGGCAATCATGACTCCCCTACTTTTTTGGATGCACCGAGTAACGTGCTTAAGTTTTTAAACGTGCATGTCATTGGCACCGCTTGTGAAGACTTAAACGATGAGGTCTTGGTGTTAGACGATGCAGACGGTACACCGCATTGCATCATCGCCGCAGTCCCTTATTTGCGCGACCGTGACGTGCGTAGCAGTAGCGCTGGCGAGTCCGCAGATAGTAAAGACGCCAACGTTATCAAAGGCATTCGTGCCCATTATGATGAAGTGGCTAGCATTGCCAAAGCGAAGCAAACTGAATTAACAAAATCCCATCAGCGTCATATCCCTATCATCGCTACAGGGCATCTATTCGCGGCAGGTGGTACGACTACTGAAGATGATGGTGTGCGTGAGCTTTATGTCGGCTCACTCGGTAAGATCTCTGCTGATATGTTCGATGAAAGCTTTGACTATGTGGCACTTGGACATTTGCATGTTCCGCAGCGTGTCGGTGGTCGTGAGAGCATTCGCTATTCAGGATCGCCTATTGCGATGGGTTTTGGTGAGTCCAAGCAACAAAAGCAAGTATTGCTGGTACAGTTTGGCGCAGTAGAAAATGATTTTAGCGATCAAATGCCAGCGTCAAATAGTACATCTGAAAGCAATATGCCTAAGCTTACTGATACAGTGACCAAGATTGAAAAGTCGGTAGAAAAAGCCGCTAAAAAAGTAGCAAGTCGGTCAACTGGTTTTATAGATGACTTGTTTGGCTTTGATGACTCAGTAGAAAGTGATGTAAAGGAGGAAAGCACGGTTGAAGAAGGTTTAACTCAAACAGGTGCTAAGTTAGCACATCAACTTCTGCATCATGATGAGTCACGTCAGATGCAAGTGGTTTCCCTACCCATTCCAAAATTCCAAAAATTGGCGCAAATCTCAGGTAATTTGGAGTCTATTAATAAGACTATCGATAAAACCATCCAAGCTCTTGATGCAGCAGAATCCGTGTGGTTGGAAGTTATTTATACGGGTGATGACGTGGTCAGCGAGTTGCGTGAACATATTCAGGCGATGGTAGATGGCTTGCCGTGCGAGGTATTAAAAATAAAAAACACGCGCACCTATAATAAAGTACTTAACCAACAACAGATCTCTGAAACGCTACAAGACTTAAATGAGGAGGAGGTATTTGAGCGCTGCTTAATTGCTCACAATATTCCTGATGAGCAAAAATCATCCTTACGTGACGCCTATGATCAAATTGTTTATAACCTGCGTCATGAAGACACTCAGGCCGAATAA
- a CDS encoding phosphoadenosine phosphosulfate reductase domain-containing protein, with translation MSQLHPNLDIDQANQDLQGKSPEEIVEWALTQAKNPIITTNFRPYESAILHLVAKQRPDITVLWVDSGYNTDATYQFANKLINDLDLNVITYIPKQTAAHRNATMNGIPGIDNPQHDKFTDQVKLEPFRRALDELKPDVWFNAIRKDQTEFRQGLDVLSLSKDGVLKVAPLFEKTDADLDDYLLEHNLPNEFDYFDPTKVEESRECGLHTQL, from the coding sequence ATGAGCCAGTTACACCCAAATCTAGATATCGACCAAGCAAACCAAGACCTGCAAGGTAAGTCACCAGAAGAAATCGTAGAATGGGCACTGACCCAAGCGAAAAACCCGATCATCACCACCAACTTCCGCCCTTACGAATCAGCGATTTTACATTTGGTCGCCAAGCAGCGTCCGGATATCACTGTACTATGGGTAGACTCAGGTTATAACACTGATGCTACTTACCAATTTGCTAATAAGCTGATAAACGACCTTGATTTGAACGTTATCACTTACATTCCTAAACAAACCGCTGCTCATCGTAATGCGACCATGAACGGTATTCCAGGCATTGATAATCCGCAGCATGACAAATTTACCGACCAAGTAAAACTTGAGCCATTCCGCCGCGCGCTAGATGAGCTGAAGCCTGACGTGTGGTTCAATGCTATTCGAAAAGATCAAACGGAATTCCGCCAAGGTCTTGATGTACTCAGCCTATCAAAAGATGGTGTGCTGAAAGTAGCGCCTTTATTTGAAAAGACTGACGCTGATTTAGACGATTATCTGCTTGAGCATAATCTGCCAAATGAGTTTGATTACTTTGATCCAACCAAGGTTGAAGAAAGCCGTGAGTGTGGTTTACATACGCAGCTGTAG
- the cobA gene encoding uroporphyrinogen-III C-methyltransferase, with protein sequence MNTFPLFFKLEDRKVLIVGGGDVALRKADLLSRAGAAITILAPSISAEIQALLSDSKHELIYENYNKAYMTGARVIIAATNIEALNHQVHADASDLNIPVNVVDTPHLCDFIFPAIVDRNPIVIGISSNGKAPVLARLLRARLETLIPQGYGKLAKLAGVFRSEVKTKIPTLTGRRQFWERAFEGQVSQLMFAGNEAQATAQLKADLENTVATLEDSANNTISPNTCNPVTLTSQHANEHSIESLSATAPVSTNELTATQNAAIQNNSQTKLAQVAVGEVYIVGAGPGDPELLTFKALRLMQQADIVYYDALVSPQVLDLCRRDADKVFVGKKRSNHAVAQLGINELLVKSAKEGRRVVRLKGGDPFIFGRGGEEIESLRAHGVPYQVVPGITAANAAASYAGIPLTHRDHSQSVRFVTGFLKAGAPNSNFKSFLNTDETVVFYMGLHSLARLTEGLIDAGRSSDTPIAIVSNASMPNQQVLTGTLETIVAQQEQNQLPTPALLIMGDVVALHHDLAWYNLHNQQNNQNTADTAGNWLREGTTKDKGAKQPIDQQAHALSMVANLAAQQEEGLEQLVIG encoded by the coding sequence ATGAACACCTTTCCCTTATTTTTTAAATTAGAAGACCGCAAAGTACTTATCGTTGGCGGCGGTGATGTCGCGCTACGTAAAGCAGACTTACTCAGCCGCGCTGGTGCTGCCATTACGATTCTTGCACCAAGTATCAGCGCTGAAATACAAGCCTTGCTATCAGATAGTAAGCACGAACTCATCTATGAAAATTATAATAAAGCTTATATGACAGGTGCGCGCGTTATCATCGCCGCGACTAATATTGAGGCGCTGAATCATCAAGTTCACGCTGATGCTAGCGATCTTAATATTCCAGTAAACGTGGTTGATACCCCGCATTTATGTGACTTCATCTTTCCAGCAATCGTCGATCGCAATCCCATTGTGATTGGTATCTCCTCTAATGGCAAAGCGCCCGTGCTGGCACGTCTATTGCGGGCACGTCTTGAAACTCTAATTCCGCAAGGTTATGGCAAACTGGCCAAGCTTGCTGGTGTGTTTCGTAGCGAGGTAAAAACTAAGATACCAACTCTTACAGGACGTCGGCAGTTTTGGGAGCGCGCCTTTGAAGGTCAAGTCAGTCAGCTGATGTTTGCAGGTAATGAAGCGCAAGCCACTGCGCAGCTAAAAGCAGATTTAGAAAATACAGTAGCTACTCTTGAAGATAGCGCCAATAATACTATTAGCCCTAATACATGTAACCCTGTTACGCTCACTAGCCAACATGCTAATGAGCACAGTATAGAGTCTCTATCAGCGACTGCGCCCGTATCAACAAATGAATTAACGGCTACTCAAAACGCTGCTATTCAAAATAACAGTCAGACAAAACTAGCCCAAGTAGCCGTAGGTGAAGTCTATATCGTTGGTGCAGGCCCCGGTGATCCAGAACTGCTTACTTTTAAAGCGCTGCGTCTCATGCAGCAAGCAGATATCGTCTACTATGATGCGTTAGTCTCTCCACAAGTATTAGATTTATGCCGCCGTGATGCCGATAAAGTATTTGTCGGTAAAAAGCGCAGCAACCATGCGGTAGCACAATTAGGTATCAATGAGCTGTTGGTAAAAAGTGCGAAAGAAGGTCGCCGTGTGGTGCGTTTAAAAGGTGGCGATCCCTTTATCTTTGGACGTGGCGGTGAAGAAATTGAAAGCCTACGTGCGCACGGTGTGCCTTATCAAGTCGTGCCTGGTATTACCGCTGCTAACGCTGCCGCCAGCTATGCAGGAATTCCACTGACTCACCGTGACCACTCACAATCAGTGCGTTTCGTTACAGGATTTTTGAAGGCTGGCGCACCTAATAGCAATTTTAAAAGCTTTTTAAACACTGATGAAACCGTGGTGTTTTATATGGGTTTGCATTCGCTGGCACGTTTGACTGAAGGTTTAATTGACGCAGGGCGCAGTAGCGACACCCCAATTGCTATCGTCTCTAACGCCAGTATGCCCAATCAGCAAGTATTAACTGGTACGCTTGAGACTATTGTTGCTCAGCAAGAGCAGAACCAACTGCCCACGCCAGCTCTATTAATTATGGGAGACGTAGTTGCATTGCATCATGATTTGGCTTGGTATAACCTACACAATCAGCAAAACAATCAAAATACTGCTGACACAGCGGGTAACTGGCTACGTGAGGGAACTACTAAAGATAAAGGCGCAAAACAACCTATAGACCAGCAAGCGCATGCGCTATCTATGGTCGCTAATTTGGCTGCACAGCAAGAAGAAGGCTTGGAGCAGTTGGTGATTGGTTAG
- a CDS encoding AAA family ATPase, which translates to MRLIELRLKNLNSLKGEWHIDFSDPAFLNEGIFAITGQTGAGKTTILDAICLALYSQTPRLGDITGSTNEIMTQGTGECSAEVIIEIDSKRYQCYWYQHRAHKKAKGNLLPIKHEISEVKTGKILEEKKSKTSAYIQDLIGMDFNQFTRSIMLAQGSFAAFLKSDIGDRAAILEKITGTAIYAKISLNVHEKKRFEEEVLGKLQAGVSSLSLLSLEDEKLLVADLDSLNQQQSTQRQIFKTLSEQLQWLDSVEQLQRNLSTYQTDFAVAQQAQTAFTPEAQRLDIANKALEIDSHFRELSYSRELVNRISTEQQDLLSKIPSQKEALAQASTHVNDVNKIEKQATDNLQDTLPIIAKIREFDAEIKQQSHSLTDDNQRKDILVNNTQRLRQEIASHGQTEQETKAQLANIEKYFSDYQELNDLDTDMATFDSSCSRLKTLLEDNVSLAADKLAHDNQSSQLQGHFDKLSKQQEADELLIKQKREQLVSVQQQQATLIEKQSLASMRFEQEQIDQINTQITQASFKLHQLSELANQIKKTNLSLPTLNEELTTLEELIASRQSDIQNAKLKRQEKQEHLSLLQKVAKLEDYIAELEDGLPCPLCGAHEHPYSKHHPLLDNSNSDDNAEQDQSSTIKQTKTQQTQQQIVELETVIDNLEQALSTYNIEYATKKEALNNQQQQLAALQQQSKILHGDIQSYLSSLFETKNDYSEVIAAIINPLTQINDDINTTITNIGHSLSLLDTAKHDLTEYKQSLKIIVVEYENLTESAAKLSTAIETDEKQQQTVSHDINNLTTDIKLNSQKVDGIKDKIDANFSELTPLMTTVSSLTHKYPADKYKEHLTTALNAADLSDALMQLRHSFDEQTVMDSAEYDRHIEKLRQQRSALNQLKRQFNEQKDRQQQLANTLSSLAAQIETKQAQLSNEDTALKELERLITHKTKAIEQLKHDRKEIFADKDTDNEETQLRSAVDAAKTKQVVAQRQLDTVQQTLEQLKLREKQLDTELQSATTTLNTQQSTFSDLLAESQFVNEAAFLSARLPKEEREALHTRKLEINNALHQAKLQLESTQQALEQKLANPMTDESQETLASQHQQIQTDIDELSQQIGAIDQKLKDNDDRKGEQAAQLIAIDEQKQKLQVWQQLHTLIGSADGKKYRTFAQGLTFEVMISHANTQLQKMSDRYLLIHDDSNPLELNVIDNYQGGDIRSTKNLSGGEGFIISLALALGLSQMASHNIRVDSLFLDEGFGTLDEESLDIALDTLTNLQQEGKLIGIISHVQALKDRILTQIKVEKLSGGFSQISGQGCRRVSNATDEKAS; encoded by the coding sequence ATGCGACTGATAGAACTACGACTTAAAAACCTGAACTCCTTAAAAGGCGAATGGCACATTGATTTTAGTGATCCCGCTTTTTTAAATGAAGGCATTTTTGCTATTACTGGGCAGACGGGCGCGGGCAAGACCACCATCTTGGATGCGATTTGCTTAGCACTCTATAGTCAGACGCCAAGATTGGGTGATATTACCGGCTCAACGAACGAGATCATGACCCAAGGTACGGGGGAATGCTCAGCAGAAGTTATTATCGAAATAGATTCCAAACGCTATCAATGCTACTGGTACCAGCATCGCGCCCACAAAAAAGCCAAGGGCAACCTATTACCGATTAAGCATGAGATTAGTGAGGTCAAAACTGGCAAGATTTTAGAAGAGAAGAAATCTAAGACATCCGCCTATATTCAAGACCTAATTGGCATGGATTTTAATCAATTTACCCGCTCTATCATGCTAGCACAGGGCAGTTTTGCCGCGTTTTTAAAGTCTGATATTGGCGATAGAGCAGCGATTTTAGAGAAAATAACGGGCACTGCTATCTATGCAAAAATATCGTTAAACGTCCATGAAAAGAAACGCTTTGAGGAAGAAGTGCTTGGCAAGCTACAAGCGGGCGTTAGTAGCTTATCATTATTAAGTCTTGAAGATGAAAAGCTACTAGTAGCAGATTTAGATAGCCTTAATCAACAGCAAAGCACACAACGGCAAATATTCAAAACCCTGAGTGAGCAACTGCAATGGCTGGATAGTGTTGAACAGCTACAGCGAAATCTATCGACCTATCAGACCGATTTTGCAGTAGCACAGCAGGCTCAGACAGCCTTTACTCCAGAAGCACAGCGCCTAGATATTGCTAATAAAGCTTTAGAGATTGACAGCCACTTCCGAGAGCTTAGCTATAGCCGAGAGTTGGTCAATCGAATTAGCACTGAACAACAGGATTTGCTTAGCAAGATTCCATCTCAGAAAGAAGCGCTTGCACAAGCCTCTACCCATGTAAACGATGTCAATAAAATTGAAAAGCAAGCCACGGACAATTTGCAAGACACCTTGCCTATCATTGCAAAGATACGCGAGTTCGATGCTGAGATAAAACAGCAATCCCATTCTTTAACAGATGACAATCAACGTAAAGACATATTAGTCAATAATACGCAGCGATTACGCCAAGAAATAGCCAGCCATGGACAAACAGAGCAAGAGACTAAGGCTCAACTTGCCAATATAGAAAAGTATTTTAGCGATTACCAAGAGTTAAACGACCTCGATACAGATATGGCGACCTTTGATAGCAGCTGTAGCCGATTAAAGACGCTGCTAGAAGATAATGTCAGTTTAGCGGCGGATAAGCTTGCGCATGACAACCAATCAAGCCAGCTACAAGGTCATTTCGATAAGCTATCTAAGCAACAAGAAGCAGATGAATTGTTAATTAAGCAAAAACGCGAGCAATTGGTCAGTGTACAACAGCAGCAAGCAACACTCATCGAAAAACAGTCGCTTGCGAGTATGCGCTTCGAGCAAGAGCAAATCGATCAGATCAACACTCAGATTACGCAAGCCAGCTTTAAATTACACCAGCTGTCTGAACTTGCTAACCAAATCAAAAAGACCAACCTCTCGCTACCTACGCTAAACGAGGAATTAACGACCTTAGAAGAACTCATTGCTAGTCGTCAGTCAGATATTCAAAACGCCAAACTTAAACGCCAAGAAAAGCAAGAGCATCTGAGTTTACTACAAAAGGTCGCTAAGCTTGAAGACTACATAGCAGAACTAGAAGATGGATTGCCCTGCCCACTTTGCGGTGCGCATGAGCATCCTTATAGCAAACATCATCCATTATTAGATAATAGTAATAGCGACGACAATGCTGAGCAAGACCAGTCGTCCACAATAAAACAGACTAAGACGCAACAAACTCAGCAGCAAATAGTTGAATTAGAGACTGTTATTGATAACCTTGAGCAGGCTTTATCAACATACAATATCGAATACGCCACAAAGAAAGAAGCTCTTAATAACCAGCAACAACAGCTAGCGGCTCTACAGCAGCAATCCAAAATCTTACATGGTGATATCCAGTCTTACCTATCGTCACTATTTGAGACTAAGAACGATTACTCTGAAGTAATCGCAGCAATTATCAATCCTCTTACTCAGATAAACGATGATATTAATACGACCATCACGAATATAGGTCATAGCTTATCCTTATTAGACACCGCCAAACATGATCTGACTGAATATAAACAGTCTCTTAAAATTATAGTGGTCGAATATGAAAACTTAACTGAGAGTGCGGCAAAGCTCAGTACTGCCATCGAAACCGACGAAAAACAGCAACAAACAGTTAGTCACGATATTAATAATCTAACAACTGACATTAAGCTTAACTCACAAAAAGTTGATGGAATAAAAGATAAGATTGACGCTAATTTCTCAGAATTAACGCCTCTCATGACCACCGTTTCATCTCTAACGCATAAATACCCAGCGGATAAATATAAAGAGCACTTAACTACAGCGCTCAATGCGGCAGACTTATCTGACGCACTTATGCAGCTGCGTCATAGTTTTGATGAGCAAACGGTAATGGACAGCGCAGAATATGACCGTCATATCGAAAAATTGCGTCAACAGCGCAGCGCTTTAAACCAGTTAAAACGACAATTTAATGAGCAGAAAGACCGTCAGCAGCAGCTAGCCAATACCTTAAGCAGTTTGGCCGCGCAGATTGAAACCAAGCAGGCACAGCTGAGCAATGAAGACACAGCGCTTAAAGAGCTAGAGCGCTTAATTACTCATAAAACCAAGGCTATCGAACAATTAAAGCACGATAGAAAAGAGATTTTTGCAGATAAAGATACGGACAATGAAGAGACTCAATTACGCAGTGCGGTTGATGCAGCTAAAACCAAGCAAGTAGTCGCACAAAGACAGTTAGATACCGTACAGCAGACTCTAGAGCAATTAAAACTTAGAGAGAAACAGCTAGATACAGAGCTACAGTCGGCGACTACCACACTGAATACGCAGCAAAGCACCTTTTCTGATTTACTCGCAGAGTCACAGTTCGTCAATGAAGCTGCTTTTTTGAGTGCCCGCCTGCCTAAAGAAGAGCGCGAAGCACTACATACACGTAAATTAGAGATTAATAACGCATTGCATCAAGCTAAGTTGCAGTTGGAAAGCACTCAGCAAGCGTTAGAACAAAAACTTGCCAACCCCATGACAGATGAAAGCCAAGAAACGCTTGCAAGCCAGCATCAGCAAATACAAACGGATATCGACGAGTTAAGTCAGCAGATCGGTGCCATCGACCAAAAGCTCAAGGACAATGACGATCGAAAAGGCGAACAAGCAGCACAGCTTATTGCGATTGATGAGCAAAAACAAAAACTACAAGTTTGGCAGCAGCTACATACGTTAATTGGTTCGGCTGATGGCAAAAAATATCGTACCTTTGCCCAAGGATTAACGTTTGAGGTCATGATTAGCCATGCCAATACGCAATTACAAAAAATGAGTGACCGCTATTTGCTCATTCATGATGACAGTAATCCGCTTGAGCTCAATGTCATCGACAACTATCAAGGCGGCGATATTCGTAGTACCAAAAATCTCTCTGGCGGTGAAGGCTTTATTATCAGTCTGGCACTGGCACTTGGGCTATCGCAAATGGCCAGTCACAACATTCGCGTCGATTCATTATTTTTGGATGAGGGCTTTGGTACGCTTGATGAAGAGTCACTTGATATAGCGCTCGACACCTTAACCAACTTGCAGCAAGAAGGTAAGCTCATTGGCATTATCTCGCACGTACAGGCATTAAAGGATCGTATCCTAACCCAAATCAAGGTCGAAAAACTCTCTGGCGGCTTTAGCCAAATCAGTGGTCAAGGCTGTCGCCGAGTTAGCAATGCTACCGATGAAAAAGCCTCGTAA
- a CDS encoding DUF934 domain-containing protein, with protein sequence MANHHILDSQGVDISHNDSWHALTTDTLPDGIASIDLTILELLQRQEKPDVLVPLADLLDGSGTLATGLVKEVYELIKQHSSRIGLWVTADTDTDALAALSELLLKQDLIVIHVPKFADGRNFSFAQTLRQIGYQGEIRVAGAFGRDQIAYLLRVGVDSFVLNEHDLQSDFNISQAFTALASSYDGRNAAALPMFAGA encoded by the coding sequence ATGGCTAATCACCATATTTTGGATAGTCAGGGCGTCGATATTAGCCATAACGATAGCTGGCATGCGTTAACCACTGATACCCTGCCAGATGGTATTGCCTCGATAGACCTCACGATACTTGAGCTGCTGCAAAGACAGGAAAAACCTGATGTCTTAGTACCACTGGCTGACCTATTAGATGGTTCAGGGACACTAGCAACGGGTTTGGTCAAAGAGGTATATGAGCTGATCAAACAGCATAGTAGCCGTATTGGATTATGGGTGACCGCTGACACAGATACAGATGCCTTGGCAGCGCTCAGTGAGCTGCTGTTAAAGCAGGATCTCATCGTCATTCATGTGCCAAAATTCGCTGATGGACGCAATTTTAGCTTTGCACAAACCTTGCGCCAAATTGGCTATCAAGGTGAGATTCGTGTCGCTGGCGCGTTTGGCCGTGATCAAATTGCTTATCTATTACGCGTGGGCGTCGACAGCTTTGTGCTCAATGAACACGACTTACAATCGGACTTTAATATCTCACAAGCGTTTACCGCCCTTGCCAGTAGCTACGATGGTCGCAATGCCGCCGCACTACCAATGTTTGCAGGCGCTTAA
- a CDS encoding nitrite/sulfite reductase — MYQYNYADQTLVEERVAQFRDQTERFLAGELPEEQFLPLRLQNGLYIQRYAPMLRIAIPYGLLASYQLRKLAEITRKYDKGYGHFTTRTNMQLNWPKLEEVPDILAELASVRMHSIQTSGNCIRNTTTDPYAGIHQNEIADPRPYCEIIRQWSTFHPEFAFLPRKFKIAVIGTDNDRAATQVHDVGLHLKKNEDGELGFEVLVGGGLGRIPVLGKVINKFLPREHLLSYLDAILRVYNLHGRRDKGSKYRSRIKILVDTLGGPAFAKLVDAEWEAHTKDGPLTLTDANFEHASSFFSEPDYVTFDALQTQSDLQQQLSADKDFANWYNQNTVAHKVAGYRAVVISLKAGLVDGKYVPSGDVTESQMDALADLSDKYSFGELRGTYQQNLVFADVQTNQLYELWQQLSELHLARPNINTLTDMIVCPGWDYCSLANATTHNIAEQIEKQFSDLDYLYDLGDIRLNMSGCINACAHHHTGDIGILGVDKKGENWYQISLGGNSSNDAKLGKILGRSVPTEAVADTIQKIVDVYVDLRATTDNDVESFGELVERVGIDPFKEKVYG, encoded by the coding sequence ATGTATCAATATAACTACGCTGACCAAACCTTGGTAGAAGAACGAGTCGCCCAGTTTCGCGACCAAACCGAGCGGTTTTTGGCAGGCGAGCTGCCAGAAGAGCAATTTTTGCCGCTGCGTTTGCAAAACGGCCTCTATATCCAGCGTTATGCGCCGATGTTGCGTATCGCTATTCCTTACGGTCTGCTTGCCAGCTACCAATTGCGTAAGCTCGCGGAGATTACCCGTAAATATGACAAAGGTTATGGGCATTTCACTACCCGTACCAATATGCAGCTGAACTGGCCGAAACTAGAAGAAGTGCCAGATATTTTGGCGGAGTTGGCCTCGGTACGGATGCATTCTATTCAAACCTCTGGTAACTGCATCCGTAATACCACCACCGACCCGTATGCCGGCATTCATCAAAATGAGATTGCCGATCCGCGTCCCTATTGCGAAATCATTCGCCAATGGTCGACCTTTCATCCTGAGTTTGCTTTTTTGCCGCGTAAATTTAAGATTGCCGTTATCGGCACCGATAATGACCGTGCAGCGACACAAGTGCATGATGTTGGTTTGCATTTAAAGAAAAATGAAGATGGCGAGCTTGGCTTTGAAGTCTTGGTCGGTGGTGGTCTTGGTCGTATCCCCGTCCTTGGTAAAGTTATCAATAAATTTTTGCCACGCGAGCATCTGCTTAGCTATCTAGATGCCATATTGCGGGTTTATAACCTACATGGCCGTCGTGATAAAGGCAGTAAATACCGATCACGCATCAAGATTTTGGTTGACACCTTGGGCGGCCCTGCCTTTGCCAAATTGGTCGATGCCGAATGGGAAGCGCATACCAAGGACGGGCCACTGACGCTGACGGATGCCAACTTTGAGCATGCCAGCAGCTTCTTTAGTGAACCTGATTATGTGACCTTTGATGCCCTACAAACACAGTCTGATTTGCAGCAGCAACTAAGCGCTGATAAAGACTTTGCCAATTGGTATAACCAAAATACTGTGGCGCATAAAGTCGCTGGTTACCGCGCGGTAGTGATTTCTTTAAAAGCAGGCTTAGTCGATGGTAAGTATGTACCATCCGGTGATGTTACCGAATCGCAGATGGATGCGCTTGCTGACCTTTCTGATAAATATAGCTTTGGCGAGCTGCGCGGTACGTATCAGCAGAATTTAGTCTTCGCTGACGTGCAAACCAATCAGTTATACGAGTTATGGCAACAGCTGTCTGAGCTACATCTGGCGCGACCTAATATCAACACCTTAACCGATATGATCGTCTGCCCTGGCTGGGATTATTGCTCGCTGGCTAACGCCACCACCCATAATATCGCTGAGCAAATTGAAAAGCAGTTTAGCGATTTGGACTACCTATATGATCTTGGCGATATCCGCTTAAACATGTCGGGCTGTATCAATGCTTGCGCGCACCATCATACGGGTGATATCGGTATCCTGGGCGTCGATAAAAAAGGCGAAAACTGGTATCAAATCAGTCTTGGCGGCAACTCGAGTAACGATGCCAAACTTGGCAAAATACTAGGCCGCTCCGTCCCTACTGAAGCGGTTGCTGACACCATTCAAAAGATCGTTGATGTCTATGTCGATCTGCGTGCCACCACTGATAATGACGTTGAAAGCTTTGGCGAATTGGTTGAGCGCGTTGGTATTGATCCCTTTAAGGAGAAGGTCTATGGCTAA